The Geodermatophilaceae bacterium NBWT11 genome has a segment encoding these proteins:
- a CDS encoding FAD-dependent oxidoreductase — protein MLDGAALQSVWLDVPERPAPRPALTADTEVDLVVVGGGFVGLWTALRAVERDPGRSVLVLEADRLAEQATGRNGGFCEASLTHGEANGRTRWPAEYDQLDRLGRENLAAMAETVARYGIDCGWAATGTLAVATRQHEVAGFDPDTEGFLDATAVRALVDSPTYLAGRWDREGSVLVDPARLAWGLAAAAESLGVRIAEHTPAQRIDTRGTGVRVTTPGAGVRARQLVLATNAFRPLLRRLRLHTVPVYDYVLATEPLTAAQLGAIGWADRQGIADAGNQFHYYRLTPDDRLLFGGYDAVYHFGRRIDPALEDRRATHRVLVEHVHDTFPQLRGIGITHRWGGVIDTSTRFTALFGTARRGRVGYALGFTGLGVGASRFAADVVLDLLAGRPTERTGLGMVRRRPVPFPPEPVAWIGIQLTRWALAREDRTGRRHPWLRLLDRLGLGFDS, from the coding sequence CTGCTGGACGGCGCGGCACTGCAGTCGGTGTGGCTGGACGTCCCGGAGCGCCCCGCCCCGCGTCCGGCGCTGACCGCGGACACCGAGGTCGACCTGGTGGTCGTTGGAGGTGGCTTCGTCGGGCTCTGGACGGCGCTGCGGGCCGTCGAGAGGGACCCCGGGCGCTCGGTCCTGGTGCTGGAGGCCGACCGGCTCGCCGAACAGGCGACCGGGCGCAACGGCGGCTTCTGCGAGGCGAGCCTGACCCACGGCGAGGCCAACGGGCGGACCCGGTGGCCGGCCGAGTACGACCAGCTCGATCGGCTGGGACGGGAGAACCTGGCCGCCATGGCCGAGACGGTGGCCCGCTACGGCATCGACTGCGGCTGGGCGGCCACCGGCACGCTGGCCGTGGCCACCCGGCAACACGAGGTCGCCGGGTTCGACCCGGACACCGAGGGCTTCCTCGACGCCACAGCGGTCCGCGCCCTGGTGGACTCCCCGACCTACCTGGCCGGCCGCTGGGACCGGGAGGGCTCGGTGCTGGTCGACCCGGCCCGGCTGGCCTGGGGCCTGGCCGCCGCGGCGGAGTCCCTCGGGGTCCGCATCGCCGAGCACACCCCGGCGCAGCGGATCGACACCCGCGGCACCGGCGTCCGGGTCACGACCCCGGGGGCCGGGGTGCGGGCCCGACAGCTGGTGCTGGCCACCAACGCCTTCCGTCCGCTGCTGCGCCGGCTGCGGCTGCACACCGTCCCGGTCTACGACTACGTGCTGGCGACCGAGCCGCTGACCGCGGCCCAGCTGGGCGCGATCGGCTGGGCGGACCGGCAGGGCATCGCCGATGCCGGGAACCAGTTCCACTACTACCGGCTGACCCCCGACGACCGGCTGCTGTTCGGCGGGTACGACGCCGTCTACCACTTCGGACGCCGCATCGACCCGGCGCTGGAGGACCGGCGGGCGACCCACCGGGTGCTGGTCGAGCACGTCCACGACACCTTCCCGCAGTTGCGCGGCATCGGGATCACGCACCGCTGGGGCGGGGTCATCGACACCTCCACCCGGTTCACCGCGCTGTTCGGCACCGCCCGCCGCGGCCGGGTCGGGTACGCGCTGGGCTTCACCGGCCTGGGGGTCGGGGCGTCCCGGTTCGCCGCGGACGTGGTGCTGGACCTGCTCGCCGGACGCCCCACCGAGCGCACCGGGCTGGGCATGGTGCGCCGTCGCCCGGTGCCCTTCCCGCCCGAGCCGGTGGCCTGGATCGGCATCCAGCTCACCCGCTGGGCGCTGGCCCGGGAGGACCGGACCGGCCGCCGACACCCGTGGCTGCGGCTGCTGGACCGGCTCGGCCTGGGCTTCGACAGTTGA
- a CDS encoding ABC transporter ATP-binding protein: protein MSGPVLQVTGLRKSYGAAVAVDDVDFVLERGGSLGIVGESGSGKTTTARILVGLERATAGQVLLDGEDVTVPTRRDRRRRARSIQMIFQDPYLSFDPRLTVAESIAEPLRLHGDGDRVRVGDMVARLCDQVGLSTRNAAALPRDLSGGQRQRAAIARALGIEPRVLVLDEAVAALDVSIQAQVLTLLEEIRRDTGVSYVFVSHDLAVVRYATETVLVMRHGRVVEQGDTEQVLGSPAHPYTRLLLASVPTPGWDPAAVAAANRSPAHEEVTDRA from the coding sequence ATGAGCGGACCGGTGCTGCAGGTGACGGGGCTGCGCAAGAGCTACGGCGCGGCGGTCGCCGTCGACGACGTGGACTTCGTGCTCGAGCGCGGTGGGTCCCTGGGGATCGTGGGGGAGTCCGGCTCGGGCAAGACGACGACCGCGCGGATCCTGGTCGGCCTGGAGCGGGCGACCGCCGGGCAGGTGCTGCTGGACGGCGAGGACGTCACCGTGCCCACCCGGCGGGATCGCCGCCGTCGGGCCCGCAGCATCCAGATGATCTTCCAGGACCCGTACCTGTCGTTCGACCCGCGGCTGACCGTCGCGGAGTCGATCGCCGAGCCGCTCCGGCTGCACGGGGACGGCGACCGGGTGCGGGTCGGGGACATGGTCGCCCGGCTCTGCGACCAGGTCGGGCTGAGCACCCGCAACGCCGCCGCGCTGCCCCGGGACCTGTCCGGTGGGCAGCGGCAGCGGGCCGCGATCGCCCGCGCCCTGGGCATCGAGCCCCGCGTGCTGGTCCTGGACGAGGCGGTCGCCGCGCTGGACGTCTCCATCCAGGCGCAGGTGCTGACCCTGCTGGAGGAGATCCGCCGGGACACCGGGGTCTCCTACGTCTTCGTCAGCCACGACCTGGCCGTCGTCCGGTACGCCACCGAGACCGTGCTGGTCATGCGGCACGGCAGGGTCGTCGAGCAGGGCGACACCGAGCAGGTGCTGGGCTCCCCGGCGCACCCGTACACCCGGCTCCTGCTGGCCTCGGTGCCGACACCGGGCTGGGACCCGGCCGCGGTCGCCGCGGCGAACAGGTCGCCGGCTCACGAGGAGGTGACCGACCGTGCCTGA
- a CDS encoding ABC transporter ATP-binding protein gives MSPAGTADPVLEIEGLSLSVPGPDGPVPLLADVGLVVRPGETVGLVGESGSGKSLTIRTALGLTPRRAQTGGRVTVDGLDVLGAGRGQLRELRRHTAAMVFQDPRASVNGSRTIGAHLVEGLRAGGVDRRQAAARAVELLERVGIREPARAMRRHPGEFSGGMLQRVVIAGALSTNPRLLLADEPTTALDVTTQAEVVSLLTSMQAEAGMGMVFVTHDLTLAAAVCDRVVVMYAGRVVEVAAGEDLFRSPAHPYTAALLDAHPGLHGPRTALRAVPGRPLALAETPSGCSFRDRCAAAVDACADAVPAVRRHGGSDVACLRPGREAW, from the coding sequence ATGAGCCCGGCCGGGACCGCCGACCCGGTGCTGGAGATCGAGGGTCTGTCCCTGTCCGTCCCCGGTCCCGACGGTCCGGTGCCGCTGCTGGCCGACGTCGGCCTGGTGGTCCGGCCCGGGGAGACCGTCGGCCTGGTGGGGGAGTCCGGGTCGGGCAAGTCGCTCACCATCCGGACGGCGCTGGGCCTCACCCCGCGCCGGGCGCAGACCGGTGGGCGGGTCACCGTCGACGGGCTCGACGTCCTGGGCGCCGGTCGGGGGCAGCTCCGGGAGCTGCGCCGGCACACCGCGGCGATGGTCTTCCAGGACCCTCGGGCCTCGGTCAACGGCTCGCGCACCATCGGCGCGCACCTGGTCGAGGGTCTGCGCGCCGGTGGGGTGGACCGTCGTCAGGCGGCGGCCCGGGCGGTCGAGCTGCTGGAACGGGTGGGGATCCGGGAGCCGGCCCGGGCCATGCGTCGGCACCCCGGGGAGTTCTCCGGCGGGATGCTGCAGCGGGTGGTGATCGCCGGGGCGCTGTCGACGAACCCCCGGTTGCTGCTGGCCGACGAGCCGACGACGGCGCTGGACGTGACGACGCAGGCGGAGGTGGTCTCCCTGCTCACCTCGATGCAGGCGGAGGCGGGCATGGGCATGGTCTTCGTGACCCACGACCTGACCCTGGCCGCCGCGGTGTGCGACCGGGTGGTGGTGATGTACGCCGGTCGCGTGGTGGAGGTCGCCGCCGGCGAGGACCTCTTCCGGTCCCCGGCGCACCCGTACACGGCGGCACTGCTGGACGCACACCCCGGGCTGCACGGTCCCCGGACGGCCCTACGAGCAGTCCCCGGGCGGCCGTTGGCGCTGGCCGAGACCCCGTCGGGGTGCTCGTTCCGGGACCGCTGTGCCGCGGCCGTGGACGCCTGCGCGGACGCGGTGCCTGCGGTGCGTCGACACGGCGGGTCCGACGTGGCCTGCCTGCGGCCGGGACGGGAGGCCTGGTGA
- a CDS encoding ABC transporter permease: MTLTVPALRARRVRWNRHRPLTVVLASVLLAVVVVAAAAAPLLAPYRPDATSLVDSLLPPGTAGHLLGTDSTGRDVLSRLLFGARLSLLAPLGVVLTSTVLGVAVGLTAARGPRWADLLLSRGMDIAFAFPSLLLAMLAVAVFGPGLVAPMIALSIAYTPFVGRVVRSLAVQEGSRAYVESYAVMGFSTTWVTLRHLLPNLAPALTAQAALAFGYALIDLATLSFLGLGVRPPQSDWGSMIAQAQPAILQGLPASAIVPGITVLLTVIAVNLLGEHLGSSVGRTDRGRA, translated from the coding sequence GTGACCCTGACCGTCCCCGCACTGCGGGCCCGGCGGGTGCGGTGGAACCGGCACCGGCCGCTCACCGTCGTGCTCGCCTCGGTGCTCCTCGCCGTCGTGGTGGTGGCGGCCGCCGCAGCACCCCTGCTGGCCCCCTACCGCCCGGACGCCACCAGCCTGGTCGACTCGCTGCTGCCGCCCGGCACGGCGGGGCACCTGCTCGGCACCGACTCCACCGGCCGGGACGTGCTGTCCCGGCTGTTGTTCGGCGCCCGGCTCTCGCTGCTGGCCCCGCTCGGGGTGGTGCTGACGTCCACCGTGCTGGGGGTCGCCGTGGGTCTGACCGCGGCCCGGGGCCCGCGGTGGGCGGACCTGCTGCTGTCCCGCGGGATGGACATCGCCTTCGCCTTCCCCAGCCTGCTCCTGGCGATGCTCGCCGTCGCGGTGTTCGGGCCCGGCCTGGTGGCTCCGATGATCGCGCTGTCGATCGCCTACACGCCCTTCGTCGGTCGGGTGGTCCGCAGCCTCGCCGTCCAGGAGGGTTCGCGGGCCTACGTGGAGAGCTACGCCGTCATGGGCTTCAGCACCACCTGGGTCACCCTGCGGCACCTGCTGCCCAACCTCGCCCCGGCGCTGACCGCGCAGGCCGCGCTGGCCTTCGGGTACGCGCTGATCGACCTGGCCACGCTGTCGTTCCTGGGGCTGGGCGTCCGGCCGCCGCAGTCGGACTGGGGCTCGATGATCGCCCAGGCCCAACCGGCGATCCTGCAGGGCCTGCCGGCCAGCGCGATCGTCCCGGGCATCACCGTCCTGCTGACGGTGATCGCGGTCAACCTGCTCGGTGAGCACCTCGGCAGCTCCGTCGGGCGTACCGACCGGGGCCGGGCATGA
- a CDS encoding ABC transporter permease: protein MRAGTTRWVLGRLAGAAVTVVVASVVVYGALQLVPGDPLATLTGGKRLTESQLDVLRETYGLDRGFVPGYLEWVGHVVRFDLGTSSVYQDSVNTLLASRLPVSLALIGYAAVVTVVLGLGVALVSAVAGRRTATLATVLTSGAAATPPFVAVIVLLAVFSVGLGWFPVTGAGSGFLDRLWHLTLPAVAMAVAAFGVLARVGQAAFADQLRREHVEVARSRGVGEGAVLRRHVVRNSLGPVLTVVGLLLASLFVGTAVVETAFGINGIGAFLVSSVSRQDFPVVQAVSLIAVVVFVVISTAVDLLLPVLDPQLRRAVSR, encoded by the coding sequence ATGCGTGCTGGGACGACGAGATGGGTGCTGGGCCGGTTGGCCGGGGCCGCGGTGACGGTGGTCGTGGCCTCGGTGGTGGTCTACGGAGCGCTGCAGCTGGTCCCGGGGGACCCGCTGGCCACCCTCACCGGGGGTAAGCGGCTCACCGAGAGCCAGCTGGACGTGCTGCGCGAGACCTATGGCCTGGACCGCGGGTTCGTGCCCGGCTACCTGGAGTGGGTCGGGCACGTCGTCCGGTTCGACCTGGGCACGTCCTCGGTCTACCAGGACAGCGTCAACACCCTGCTGGCCAGCCGGCTCCCGGTCTCCCTGGCGCTGATCGGGTACGCCGCGGTGGTCACCGTCGTCCTGGGACTGGGCGTCGCGTTGGTCTCCGCGGTGGCCGGCCGGCGGACGGCGACCCTGGCCACGGTGCTCACCAGCGGCGCCGCGGCCACCCCGCCGTTCGTGGCGGTGATCGTGCTGCTGGCGGTCTTCTCGGTCGGTCTCGGTTGGTTCCCGGTGACCGGCGCGGGCAGCGGGTTCCTCGACCGGCTCTGGCACCTGACGCTGCCTGCGGTGGCCATGGCGGTCGCGGCGTTCGGGGTGCTGGCCCGGGTCGGTCAGGCCGCGTTCGCCGACCAGCTCCGCCGGGAGCACGTCGAGGTGGCCCGCAGCCGCGGGGTGGGGGAGGGGGCCGTGCTCCGCCGGCACGTCGTCCGCAACTCCCTGGGACCCGTGCTCACCGTCGTCGGCCTGCTGCTGGCCAGCCTGTTCGTCGGGACAGCGGTCGTGGAGACCGCGTTTGGCATCAACGGGATCGGGGCCTTCCTGGTGAGCTCGGTGTCCCGGCAGGACTTCCCGGTCGTGCAGGCCGTGTCGCTGATCGCCGTGGTCGTCTTCGTCGTGATCAGCACGGCCGTCGACCTGCTGCTGCCCGTGCTGGACCCACAGCTGCGCCGGGCGGTGTCCCGGTGA
- a CDS encoding ABC transporter substrate-binding protein → MSSERGPPVVRLPMSGDPMKSTVPTTRPAPRRRGLTVAAVATIATLAACSSPSSGGGGSAFDAQITTDVPAPTADVAEVTWNLATGEPPTLDPAQSALENISTVVGNACEGLFTYDADYGLQPALAESVDHPDDLTYVFNLRQGVTFWDGAPVTAQDVVYSIQRVLDPANASPWAAWAVNLDSVAVTSPETVTLTLRQPDPLVEGVFALPAFVVVEQAFAEQAGPAFGTAAGGLMCSGPYEVSSWTQGQDIVLTRNPDWWNTDVTPLVEQATFTFVTDPSAQIASLRSGETDGQWIIPTSAYDQLSESGNLLFGESLQTSFISVTDLTGPLGDAGAREALRDAVDYQGIGESVYRGTAEPLRALVPPSAYGYATDTFQDAYDALPEPAQDLDRVAEITGEDDAATQPITLAYLSASDEDTRSATAIADAANQAGMDVQLQPLSAPEFGAFFTSPESRQDVDALLSTGYLDTPEPLTYYQFFATGSFYNFGGWSNADYDALIAQAQTTTDDDARADLVTQAQAIIMDAGVVMPVVQPDTSVYHGSDLTGLVPRQSYFYTPWLTQLGGV, encoded by the coding sequence ATGAGCTCAGAACGTGGGCCGCCGGTGGTCCGCCTCCCGATGAGCGGAGACCCGATGAAGTCGACCGTCCCGACCACCCGACCAGCGCCCCGACGACGGGGGCTGACGGTCGCCGCCGTGGCGACCATAGCGACGCTCGCCGCGTGCTCCTCGCCGTCCTCGGGCGGGGGTGGCAGTGCCTTCGATGCGCAGATCACCACCGACGTCCCGGCTCCGACCGCCGACGTCGCCGAGGTGACCTGGAACCTGGCCACCGGCGAGCCGCCGACGCTGGACCCGGCCCAGTCCGCGCTGGAGAACATCAGCACCGTCGTCGGGAACGCCTGCGAGGGCCTGTTCACCTACGACGCGGACTACGGCCTGCAGCCTGCGCTCGCAGAGTCCGTCGACCACCCCGACGACCTCACCTACGTGTTCAACCTGCGTCAGGGCGTGACCTTCTGGGACGGTGCACCGGTCACGGCGCAGGACGTCGTCTACAGCATCCAGCGGGTGCTCGACCCGGCCAACGCATCCCCGTGGGCGGCCTGGGCGGTCAACCTCGACTCGGTCGCGGTGACCTCGCCCGAGACGGTGACGCTGACGCTGCGCCAGCCCGACCCGCTGGTGGAGGGCGTGTTCGCGCTGCCGGCCTTCGTGGTCGTCGAGCAGGCGTTCGCCGAGCAGGCCGGACCCGCCTTCGGCACCGCGGCCGGGGGACTGATGTGCAGCGGTCCCTACGAGGTGAGCAGCTGGACCCAGGGGCAGGACATCGTGCTCACCCGCAACCCGGACTGGTGGAACACCGACGTCACCCCGCTGGTCGAGCAGGCGACCTTCACCTTCGTCACCGACCCCTCGGCCCAGATCGCCTCGCTGCGCAGCGGCGAGACCGACGGCCAGTGGATCATCCCCACCTCCGCCTACGACCAGCTGTCGGAGTCCGGGAACCTCCTCTTCGGGGAGAGCCTCCAGACCTCGTTCATCAGCGTCACCGACCTCACCGGGCCGCTGGGCGACGCGGGGGCCAGGGAGGCGCTGCGCGACGCCGTCGACTACCAGGGGATCGGCGAGTCGGTCTACCGCGGCACGGCCGAACCGCTGCGCGCGCTGGTGCCGCCGTCGGCCTACGGCTACGCGACCGACACGTTCCAGGACGCCTACGACGCCCTCCCGGAGCCCGCGCAGGACCTCGACCGGGTCGCCGAGATCACCGGCGAGGACGACGCGGCCACCCAGCCGATCACCCTGGCCTACCTGTCGGCCTCCGACGAGGACACCCGGTCGGCCACGGCCATCGCCGACGCCGCCAACCAGGCGGGCATGGACGTGCAGCTCCAGCCGTTGTCGGCGCCGGAGTTCGGGGCCTTCTTCACGTCGCCGGAGTCCCGGCAGGACGTCGACGCCCTGCTGAGCACCGGGTACCTGGACACCCCGGAACCGCTCACCTACTACCAGTTCTTCGCCACCGGCTCCTTCTACAACTTCGGTGGCTGGAGCAACGCCGACTACGACGCGCTGATCGCCCAGGCGCAGACCACCACGGACGACGACGCCCGCGCCGACCTGGTCACCCAGGCGCAGGCGATCATCATGGACGCCGGGGTGGTCATGCCGGTCGTGCAGCCCGACACCTCGGTCTACCACGGCAGCGACCTGACGGGGCTGGTCCCGCGGCAGAGCTACTTCTACACGCCCTGGCTCACCCAGCTCGGCGGCGTCTGA
- a CDS encoding amidase: MDQPRQETPGETPLWQWSAAALARGIADRTITSRAAVTSCLERIDQVNPTLNALVEVSGEEALRSADLADQMVEHGRWLGPLHGVPVSIKDNTDEVGHPNTGGVVAHAGHVATSDAASTAALRRAGAVLVGRSNVPAFSFRWVTDNELHGRTLNPWDAGRTPGGSSGGAASAVASGMVPVAHGNDIGGSIRYPSFACGLTGLRPTTGRLASSGVEGTDFPLSATLFSVEGPLARCNEDLRLAYEALLGADVRDSFQAPGATPPHSRRPRRVGLVRTVGVSDPTPAVDQALDVAADALRDCGFTVEDVDVPLLAEAYRLWYLLAIEEIRLIRPTMDALGGAGLRTAMDGVYAVAADWWGAAPSTEDYVMGYARRSSLIARLAAVMEDMPFLVTPVSTEQAFPQDADLTGHDESRRQAAAQWSQMAVPLLGFPALAVPTGTADGLPVGVQVLGRRFDEAGLLDVGAVLEARLGTLTPIDAR; encoded by the coding sequence ATGGACCAGCCCCGTCAGGAGACGCCCGGTGAGACCCCACTGTGGCAGTGGTCGGCCGCGGCCCTCGCCCGTGGCATCGCCGACCGCACCATCACCTCCCGGGCTGCGGTGACCAGCTGTCTCGAGCGGATCGACCAGGTGAACCCCACGCTCAACGCCCTCGTCGAGGTGTCGGGGGAGGAGGCTCTGCGGTCGGCGGACCTGGCCGACCAGATGGTCGAGCACGGCCGGTGGCTGGGGCCGCTGCACGGCGTGCCCGTGTCGATCAAGGACAACACCGACGAGGTCGGCCACCCCAACACCGGGGGCGTGGTCGCGCACGCCGGCCACGTGGCCACCAGCGACGCGGCCAGCACCGCAGCGCTCCGCCGGGCCGGCGCTGTGCTCGTCGGGCGCAGCAACGTCCCGGCGTTCTCCTTCCGCTGGGTCACCGACAACGAGCTGCACGGCCGGACCCTCAACCCGTGGGACGCCGGCCGGACACCGGGCGGTTCCAGCGGCGGCGCAGCGTCCGCCGTGGCCAGCGGGATGGTCCCGGTCGCGCACGGCAACGACATCGGTGGCTCGATCCGCTACCCGTCCTTCGCCTGCGGGCTGACCGGACTGCGGCCGACGACGGGACGGCTGGCGTCCTCGGGCGTCGAGGGCACCGACTTCCCGCTCTCGGCCACGCTCTTCTCCGTCGAGGGCCCTCTGGCCCGCTGCAACGAGGACCTGCGGCTGGCGTACGAGGCGCTGCTGGGTGCCGACGTACGGGACTCCTTCCAGGCTCCCGGTGCGACCCCGCCGCACTCCCGACGGCCACGGCGGGTCGGCCTGGTCCGCACCGTCGGGGTCAGCGACCCGACCCCGGCCGTCGACCAGGCCCTCGACGTCGCCGCCGACGCGCTCCGCGACTGCGGGTTCACCGTGGAGGACGTCGACGTCCCGCTGCTGGCCGAGGCCTACCGGCTCTGGTACCTGCTGGCCATCGAGGAGATCCGGCTGATCCGGCCGACGATGGACGCCCTCGGTGGGGCCGGCCTGCGGACGGCGATGGACGGCGTCTACGCCGTCGCCGCCGACTGGTGGGGAGCCGCCCCGTCCACCGAGGACTACGTGATGGGCTACGCCCGCCGTAGCTCGCTGATCGCCCGGCTGGCCGCGGTGATGGAGGACATGCCGTTCCTCGTCACGCCGGTGTCCACCGAGCAGGCCTTCCCCCAGGACGCCGACCTCACCGGCCACGACGAGTCCCGCCGGCAGGCGGCCGCACAGTGGTCGCAGATGGCCGTCCCGCTGCTCGGCTTCCCGGCGCTCGCGGTGCCCACGGGCACGGCCGACGGGCTGCCCGTGGGCGTGCAGGTGCTCGGCCGGCGCTTCGACGAGGCCGGGCTGCTCGACGTCGGTGCGGTCCTCGAGGCCCGGTTGGGGACGCTGACGCCGATCGACGCCCGCTGA
- a CDS encoding VanZ family protein, whose translation MTSTQIAPFLRRARPRTALTCGVAATLLAVALITLVPAGWGWTWADPATELAWYLSGLDDATTRLQLLGNLVLLVPTAALAAARWPVLRRPAALLPACLVLAAGIETLQYLLPLGRVVSLVDVGLNTLGALPVLVAAALLRARPRGGAGFSGQA comes from the coding sequence ATGACGTCGACCCAGATCGCGCCGTTCCTCCGCCGTGCGCGGCCACGAACCGCGCTGACGTGCGGTGTGGCGGCGACCCTGCTGGCCGTGGCCCTGATCACGCTGGTCCCCGCCGGTTGGGGATGGACCTGGGCGGACCCGGCCACCGAGCTTGCCTGGTACCTGTCGGGTCTGGACGACGCCACGACCCGCCTGCAACTCCTGGGCAACCTGGTGCTGCTCGTCCCGACCGCTGCGCTGGCCGCCGCCCGGTGGCCGGTGCTGCGCCGCCCCGCCGCGTTGCTGCCGGCGTGCCTGGTCCTGGCCGCCGGGATCGAGACCCTGCAGTACCTGCTGCCCCTGGGCCGGGTCGTCTCGCTCGTCGACGTCGGGCTCAACACCCTGGGCGCGTTGCCCGTGCTGGTCGCAGCGGCGCTGCTGCGAGCACGGCCCCGGGGTGGTGCGGGGTTCTCCGGTCAGGCGTAG
- a CDS encoding FAD:protein FMN transferase produces the protein MPISLALRGRHTTDRAARDAWAEVMTELRDVDRVFSTYRADSAVSRLGRGEITVEDCPPEVAEVLALAAAAERDSDGAFSAWLPGTDGTRRLDPSGVVKGWATERAAAWLAQLPETDFCLSAGGDLTCRTLDPAGPPWRIGIEHPADPGRVLAVLPVATGAVATSGTAHRAAHLVDARTGRAPTGTAQVTVWGDSLTAADIDATAAYALGTDAASWLATRRGRSALVVGSDGSTTTVDGGPAL, from the coding sequence ATGCCGATCAGCCTGGCGCTGCGGGGCCGGCACACCACCGATCGGGCCGCCCGGGACGCCTGGGCCGAGGTCATGACCGAGCTGCGCGACGTCGACCGGGTCTTCAGCACCTACCGGGCCGACTCCGCGGTCAGCCGACTCGGGCGCGGCGAGATCACCGTCGAGGACTGCCCACCCGAGGTCGCCGAGGTCCTCGCCCTGGCCGCGGCCGCCGAGCGCGACTCCGACGGGGCGTTCAGCGCCTGGCTGCCCGGTACCGACGGGACGCGCCGGCTGGACCCGAGCGGGGTGGTCAAGGGCTGGGCCACCGAGCGCGCCGCGGCCTGGCTGGCCCAGCTGCCCGAGACCGACTTCTGCCTGTCCGCCGGCGGCGACCTGACCTGCCGGACCCTGGACCCCGCCGGCCCGCCGTGGCGGATCGGCATCGAGCACCCGGCCGACCCCGGACGGGTGCTGGCTGTCCTGCCGGTGGCCACCGGCGCCGTCGCCACCTCCGGCACCGCCCACCGCGCCGCTCACCTGGTCGACGCCCGCACCGGGCGCGCGCCCACCGGTACCGCCCAGGTGACCGTCTGGGGCGACTCGCTGACCGCCGCGGACATCGACGCCACCGCCGCCTACGCCCTGGGCACCGATGCAGCCTCCTGGCTGGCCACCCGGCGGGGACGATCCGCCCTGGTCGTCGGGTCTGACGGGTCGACCACGACCGTGGACGGCGGGCCGGCGCTCTGA
- a CDS encoding FMN-binding protein, producing the protein MKKIVLWCMSTLTVLVLLFGYHTSTSSQATATATAESSTVTPVTGSLAATPSTSASPAAPSTAAPSSAASPTPAPDTTSATTTTVTGTAADTRYGPVQVQLTVSGGTITDVSVVEYPSNDGKDRQINGRALPVLVQETLDAQSADIDMVSGATYTSDGYLESLQSALDQAGL; encoded by the coding sequence GTGAAGAAGATCGTGCTCTGGTGCATGAGCACCCTGACCGTGCTGGTGCTGCTCTTCGGGTACCACACCTCCACCTCCTCCCAGGCGACCGCGACCGCGACCGCGGAGTCCTCCACCGTCACCCCCGTCACCGGCTCGCTCGCCGCCACCCCCTCCACGTCGGCCTCGCCGGCCGCGCCCTCGACGGCCGCCCCCTCCTCGGCCGCCTCCCCGACCCCCGCGCCGGACACGACGTCGGCCACCACGACCACCGTGACCGGAACCGCCGCCGACACCCGCTACGGCCCGGTCCAGGTCCAGCTGACCGTCTCCGGCGGCACCATCACCGACGTCAGCGTCGTCGAGTACCCCAGCAACGACGGCAAGGACCGCCAGATCAACGGCCGGGCCCTGCCGGTGCTGGTGCAGGAGACCCTGGACGCGCAGAGCGCCGACATCGACATGGTCAGCGGCGCCACCTACACCAGCGACGGCTACCTGGAGTCCCTGCAGAGCGCACTGGACCAGGCCGGCCTGTGA